Proteins encoded within one genomic window of uncultured Draconibacterium sp.:
- a CDS encoding response regulator transcription factor, which yields MEKALIIEDDKDISELVAIHLTDMDLEVDKAFDGKDGLMKALNNQYRFILLDIRLPLLDGFEICKRLRMEKVNTPILMLTSKSEEIDKVLGLEMGADDYISKPFGIRELLARIKAVLRRYDSAQKGNETEEKELRFDDLYINVGMRIVELNGTRIELSPKEFDLLIHLASHPGRTYSRMQLLNQIWGYEFEGFEHTVNSHINRLRSKIEANMNEPQYILTTWGVGYKFREN from the coding sequence ATGGAAAAGGCATTGATCATTGAAGACGACAAGGATATTTCCGAACTGGTAGCCATTCACCTAACCGATATGGACCTGGAAGTTGACAAAGCTTTCGACGGGAAAGATGGTTTAATGAAAGCGCTGAACAACCAGTACCGCTTTATTTTGCTCGACATCCGCCTTCCTTTACTGGATGGTTTTGAGATTTGTAAACGGCTGCGGATGGAAAAGGTAAATACCCCGATTTTAATGCTGACATCTAAATCGGAAGAGATAGACAAAGTACTGGGGCTTGAAATGGGAGCCGACGATTATATCTCGAAACCGTTTGGCATTCGGGAACTTTTGGCACGTATTAAAGCCGTACTCCGACGCTACGATTCGGCACAGAAAGGCAATGAAACGGAGGAAAAAGAACTTCGTTTCGATGATCTTTACATTAATGTAGGAATGCGTATTGTTGAATTAAACGGAACCCGGATTGAGCTTTCGCCAAAAGAATTCGACCTGCTGATTCACCTGGCATCGCACCCCGGAAGAACGTATAGCCGAATGCAGTTGCTCAACCAAATCTGGGGCTACGAGTTCGAAGGGTTTGAGCACACGGTTAACTCGCACATTAACCGTTTACGCTCGAAAATAGAAGCCAATATGAACGAGCCGCAATACATTCTTACCACCTGGGGCGTAGGATACAAATTCAGAGAAAATTAA
- a CDS encoding bifunctional methionine sulfoxide reductase B/A protein → MANTMDSKYYRPLTAKEKRVIIHKGTERAFTGKYDKFYEEGTYICKRCGAELYHSADKFDSGCGWPSFDDEIEGAVKRTPDPDGMRTEITCVACGAHLGHVFLNEGLTNKDTRHCVNSISLEFIPAATLSDATSDTAYFAGGCFWGVEYYLEQAPGVTSVESGYMGGNKMNPSYRDVSSHTTGHAEVVRVIFDPSQTSYEEVAKLFFEIHDPTQVNRQGPDIGNQYRSEVFYRTEMQKKTTEKLIGILEQKGLDVATRVTPAATFWKAEDYHQDYYVRKGGTPYCHRRMQRF, encoded by the coding sequence ATGGCTAATACCATGGATTCAAAATACTACCGGCCACTAACTGCTAAAGAAAAACGGGTAATCATACATAAAGGAACAGAGCGCGCGTTTACCGGGAAATACGATAAGTTTTACGAAGAGGGAACTTACATTTGCAAGCGTTGCGGAGCCGAATTGTACCATTCTGCCGACAAGTTTGATTCGGGTTGCGGATGGCCCAGCTTTGATGATGAGATTGAAGGAGCCGTTAAACGCACTCCCGACCCCGACGGCATGCGGACAGAGATTACATGTGTAGCTTGTGGCGCACATTTGGGCCACGTTTTTTTAAACGAAGGTTTAACCAATAAGGATACCCGGCATTGTGTGAATTCCATTTCTCTGGAGTTTATTCCCGCAGCAACCTTATCGGACGCAACCAGCGATACAGCCTATTTTGCCGGTGGTTGTTTTTGGGGAGTTGAATACTACCTGGAACAAGCTCCGGGCGTAACTTCGGTCGAATCCGGTTACATGGGTGGAAATAAAATGAATCCGTCCTACAGGGATGTTAGCAGCCATACTACCGGACATGCTGAAGTCGTTCGGGTTATTTTCGACCCATCGCAAACCAGTTACGAAGAAGTGGCCAAACTGTTTTTTGAAATTCACGACCCTACACAAGTGAACCGGCAGGGACCGGATATTGGAAATCAGTACCGCTCCGAAGTATTTTACCGCACAGAAATGCAAAAGAAAACAACAGAAAAGCTGATTGGAATATTGGAACAAAAAGGATTGGATGTAGCAACAAGGGTAACACCGGCAGCTACTTTCTGGAAAGCTGAAGATTACCATCAGGATTATTACGTAAGAAAAGGAGGAACACCGTATTGCCATAGACGCATGCAGCGGTTTTAG
- the mnmA gene encoding tRNA 2-thiouridine(34) synthase MnmA, with amino-acid sequence MSRVVVGLSGGVDSSVAAWLLKEQGHEVIGLFMINYREREGVLTSSCTWEEDSLIAKMVAKKLDIPFHIVDLSEDYKKRVIDYMFAEYQAGRTPNPDVLCNREIKFDTFMEEALKFDADFVATGHYCRKSEVEVDGKTIHQLLAGKDPNKDQSYFLCQLNQKQLSKSMFPVGELLKPEVREIARQQNLPTAERKDSQGICFVGKVDLPTFLQQQLEPKVGNVIEIPAKFMEKKKQLEVSEENYKKLCFQFPYKPWNGEVIGEHQGAHFYTVGQRKGLNIGGRKEPLFVIGTDVKRNIIYVGEGFEHPGLYRKGLFVAAEDMHWIRPDLEMQVGEKRNFDIRIRYRQPLEKGTIHLKEDGAWFLFENEQRGITSGQFAAWYLDDELIGSGAIL; translated from the coding sequence ATGAGCAGGGTAGTAGTAGGACTTTCCGGAGGTGTTGATTCGAGTGTGGCAGCCTGGCTGCTGAAAGAGCAGGGGCACGAGGTAATCGGTTTGTTTATGATTAACTATCGCGAGCGCGAAGGTGTTCTTACCAGTTCGTGTACGTGGGAAGAGGACTCGCTGATTGCCAAAATGGTGGCCAAAAAACTCGATATCCCGTTTCATATTGTCGATTTGAGCGAGGACTATAAAAAGCGTGTAATCGATTATATGTTTGCCGAATACCAGGCCGGGCGCACGCCAAATCCTGATGTGCTTTGTAACCGCGAGATAAAATTCGACACTTTTATGGAAGAAGCCCTGAAGTTTGATGCTGATTTTGTCGCAACGGGGCATTACTGCCGGAAATCGGAAGTTGAAGTGGATGGAAAAACCATTCATCAGCTTTTGGCCGGTAAAGATCCGAATAAAGATCAGAGTTATTTTCTGTGCCAGTTAAACCAGAAACAGCTTTCAAAATCGATGTTTCCGGTAGGTGAGTTGCTAAAACCCGAGGTGCGCGAAATTGCACGTCAGCAAAACCTGCCAACGGCCGAGCGCAAAGATTCGCAGGGAATTTGTTTTGTGGGGAAAGTAGATTTGCCAACCTTTTTGCAGCAGCAGTTGGAGCCGAAAGTGGGTAACGTAATCGAGATTCCTGCAAAATTTATGGAAAAGAAAAAGCAGCTTGAAGTTTCGGAAGAAAACTATAAAAAGCTGTGTTTCCAGTTTCCGTATAAACCGTGGAATGGCGAGGTGATAGGCGAACACCAGGGCGCACATTTTTATACTGTTGGTCAGCGTAAAGGCCTGAATATTGGTGGCCGAAAAGAGCCGCTATTTGTAATAGGTACCGACGTAAAACGCAATATTATTTATGTGGGAGAGGGATTTGAACATCCCGGCTTATACCGCAAAGGATTGTTTGTGGCCGCAGAAGATATGCACTGGATACGCCCTGACCTGGAAATGCAGGTTGGTGAAAAACGCAACTTTGATATCCGCATTCGTTACCGTCAGCCGCTGGAAAAAGGAACGATACATCTGAAAGAGGACGGCGCCTGGTTTCTGTTCGAAAATGAGCAACGCGGAATTACATCGGGGCAATTTGCCGCCTGGTATCTGGATGATGAACTAATTGGATCGGGGGCAATATTATGA
- a CDS encoding YicC/YloC family endoribonuclease: protein MIKSMTGFGKAEFEVNNKKITIEIKSLNSKQIDINTRTPALYREKDIIIRKAIAEKLVRGKVDFNIYVENLGDETNSKINEPILKGYYNHLSEISKELGVAVDQSTLQAAMRLPDVVKTEYETLDETEWETIYANILAALGDINEFRAKEGEALETDILGNVESISKLLKQVEPFEKQRIEALKVRLTDNLESLKMNGNVDENRFEQELIFYLEKLDINEEKVRLANHCEYFFETAKQNGASGKKLGFISQEIGREINTIGSKANETNIQRIVVQMKDHLERVKEQLLNVL, encoded by the coding sequence ATGATAAAATCAATGACCGGCTTTGGTAAAGCCGAATTCGAGGTGAACAACAAAAAGATTACCATTGAAATAAAGTCGCTAAACAGTAAACAAATCGATATCAACACGCGCACTCCCGCTCTGTATCGTGAAAAAGATATTATAATTCGTAAGGCGATTGCAGAAAAACTGGTACGCGGGAAAGTTGATTTTAACATTTACGTGGAAAATCTGGGCGACGAAACCAATTCAAAAATCAACGAGCCAATTCTGAAAGGTTATTACAACCATTTGAGTGAGATTAGTAAGGAACTTGGTGTGGCTGTTGACCAAAGCACTTTGCAGGCGGCCATGCGTTTGCCCGATGTGGTAAAAACCGAGTACGAAACACTCGACGAAACAGAATGGGAAACCATTTACGCTAATATTCTGGCCGCACTCGGCGATATTAACGAATTCCGGGCAAAAGAAGGCGAGGCACTTGAGACGGATATTCTTGGTAATGTTGAGAGCATCAGTAAGTTGTTAAAACAGGTTGAGCCGTTCGAAAAGCAGCGCATTGAAGCATTGAAGGTTCGTTTAACGGATAATCTGGAGTCGCTGAAAATGAATGGTAATGTGGATGAAAACCGCTTCGAGCAGGAGTTGATTTTTTACCTGGAGAAACTGGATATTAACGAGGAAAAGGTTCGACTGGCTAATCATTGCGAGTATTTCTTCGAAACCGCCAAACAAAACGGCGCATCGGGTAAAAAGCTTGGTTTTATTTCGCAGGAGATCGGTCGAGAAATCAACACCATCGGATCAAAAGCCAACGAAACCAATATTCAGCGCATAGTTGTGCAAATGAAAGACCATTTGGAGCGCGTGAAAGAACAATTGTTGAATGTGTTATAA
- a CDS encoding DEAD/DEAH box helicase, translated as MTFEELGINYDLLDAIEYMGFKNATPIQEQAIPTILDGNDLIACAQTGTGKTAAFLLPILDLIADLPGGETSTLIIVPTRELAMQIDQQVQGIGYTMGIHSIALYGGGDGDEWGQQKRALTKGADIIIATPGKLISHLNLGYVKFDKIEFLILDEADRMLDIGFYEDITKIISYLPKERQTLMFSATMAPKIRKLASEILNKPKEINISLSKPAEGVLQAAYLTYDKQKGDLVAHLISENPDYRSVIIFCSTKRVTNELAKRLKKNGFDAEAISSDLEQRERENVLNGFRSRRIRILVATDVMSRGIDIKDINLVINYDVPGDAEDYVHRVGRTARADSTGVALTLVNEDDMYKFHRIEELIEREVFKIPLPEQFGEGPEWRTPSKKKKNKHGKFHKYKKGNSQHKHRQSYQKKKKQ; from the coding sequence ATGACGTTTGAAGAACTTGGCATTAATTACGATTTATTGGATGCCATAGAATACATGGGATTTAAAAATGCTACTCCGATTCAGGAGCAGGCAATTCCCACCATTTTAGATGGAAACGACCTGATTGCCTGTGCTCAAACAGGAACAGGAAAAACCGCAGCTTTTTTACTCCCCATCCTTGATTTAATTGCCGATTTACCCGGCGGCGAAACCTCTACCCTGATTATTGTGCCAACGCGCGAGCTGGCAATGCAAATCGATCAGCAGGTGCAAGGAATCGGTTACACTATGGGAATTCATTCCATTGCGCTATACGGCGGTGGCGATGGCGACGAATGGGGGCAACAAAAAAGGGCATTGACCAAAGGTGCCGACATTATAATAGCAACTCCCGGGAAACTGATTTCGCACCTCAACCTGGGATATGTAAAATTTGATAAGATCGAATTTCTGATTCTTGATGAGGCCGACCGAATGTTGGATATTGGCTTTTACGAAGATATTACGAAGATTATTTCGTACCTGCCAAAAGAGCGCCAGACACTGATGTTCAGTGCAACAATGGCACCTAAAATTCGGAAACTGGCATCGGAGATTTTGAATAAACCAAAGGAGATAAATATTTCGCTGTCGAAACCGGCAGAAGGCGTGTTGCAGGCCGCTTACCTTACTTACGACAAACAAAAAGGCGACCTGGTAGCGCACCTTATTTCAGAGAATCCGGATTATCGCAGCGTAATAATTTTCTGTTCTACCAAACGGGTAACTAATGAATTGGCCAAAAGGCTAAAAAAGAATGGGTTTGATGCCGAAGCTATTTCGTCGGATCTGGAACAGCGCGAACGCGAAAATGTGCTGAACGGATTTCGCTCACGACGTATTCGGATTTTAGTGGCTACCGATGTAATGAGCCGCGGTATCGATATAAAAGACATTAACCTGGTAATCAATTACGATGTGCCGGGCGATGCCGAAGATTATGTACACCGCGTTGGGCGTACTGCGCGTGCCGATTCAACAGGTGTTGCCCTTACGTTGGTGAACGAAGACGACATGTACAAATTTCATCGCATTGAGGAGTTGATCGAACGTGAGGTGTTTAAAATTCCTCTTCCCGAGCAGTTTGGTGAAGGCCCGGAATGGAGAACACCTTCAAAAAAGAAAAAGAACAAACACGGGAAATTTCATAAGTATAAAAAAGGGAACAGCCAGCACAAACACCGCCAGTCGTATCAGAAAAAGAAAAAGCAATAA
- a CDS encoding protoheme IX farnesyltransferase yields the protein MKQQLKIIYELGKVRISLPIALSALTGYVLFTHNVDAQGWWLLLGVFFMACSSSVLNHWQERDVDAQMPRTKDRPLPSGRISPNNALLVAICFAVVGSGILIISNPPMALVLSWLTLFFYNGVYTPLKKVSAFAVIPGSMVGAIPPMIGWAGAGGSLTSEVILMVAAFFFIGQIPHFWLLLLMFGEQYKLAKMPSLNQLFSDVQIKRVTYTWVLTTVASAFLVIFFVIGNKLIMFLLMFYIFYLLSSLTMAVFLQDEFKVRPSFYKLNFLYLFMMIFLIVDSLVHT from the coding sequence ATGAAACAGCAGCTAAAAATAATATACGAATTGGGCAAAGTGCGAATTTCGCTGCCAATTGCTTTGTCGGCACTAACCGGTTATGTGCTTTTTACGCACAATGTTGATGCACAAGGCTGGTGGTTGTTGCTGGGTGTATTTTTTATGGCTTGCAGTTCAAGTGTTCTCAACCACTGGCAGGAGCGCGATGTGGATGCACAAATGCCTCGTACAAAAGACCGCCCGCTGCCGTCGGGTAGAATCAGTCCGAATAATGCTTTATTGGTTGCTATTTGTTTTGCTGTTGTTGGTTCGGGTATTCTAATTATAAGCAATCCGCCAATGGCTTTGGTTTTAAGCTGGCTAACACTTTTCTTCTACAACGGCGTTTACACACCGCTAAAAAAGGTATCGGCTTTTGCTGTTATTCCGGGCTCTATGGTTGGTGCAATTCCCCCAATGATTGGTTGGGCAGGAGCTGGCGGAAGTCTCACATCAGAAGTTATATTAATGGTAGCAGCCTTCTTTTTTATCGGGCAAATACCGCATTTCTGGTTGCTGTTATTGATGTTCGGCGAGCAATACAAACTGGCAAAAATGCCAAGCCTTAATCAGCTGTTTTCCGATGTGCAAATAAAACGGGTAACCTACACCTGGGTACTTACAACAGTGGCTTCGGCATTCCTGGTTATCTTTTTTGTTATCGGCAACAAACTCATCATGTTTTTGCTGATGTTTTACATTTTTTACCTGCTTTCGTCGCTAACCATGGCGGTATTTCTTCAGGACGAATTTAAAGTGCGCCCATCATTCTACAAACTCAACTTCCTTTACCTGTTTATGATGATCTTCTTAATTGTTGACAGTTTGGTTCATACATAA
- a CDS encoding outer membrane beta-barrel protein, with the protein MKKLLLSVFLFSSIIVCGQDLSIGINGGALFSTVHRSDPWEGITMHKDNHLTPAFGINAELRLFNNFFGVIEVNYEEKGFEEHYFTSLSSVAPPPPESLFRVDNKSSFNYISFPILLRYKYGEKIKVYGSLGLSPSVLIDAEELNSDVELEYNTKRIDVSGVVDVGLELSLSSKIAFNCGARYDRSITYHNKHPRPIDGGELKHITYSFYGGIKYYIK; encoded by the coding sequence ATGAAAAAACTTTTGCTTTCGGTCTTTTTATTTTCGTCAATTATAGTCTGCGGTCAGGATTTATCAATAGGAATCAATGGAGGAGCATTGTTCTCCACCGTTCATAGATCCGACCCATGGGAAGGTATAACAATGCATAAAGACAACCATTTAACACCTGCTTTCGGAATAAATGCCGAGTTGCGGTTATTTAATAATTTCTTTGGCGTAATAGAAGTAAACTACGAGGAAAAAGGATTTGAAGAACATTATTTCACATCTCTTTCATCTGTTGCTCCACCTCCACCTGAATCTTTGTTTAGAGTTGATAATAAATCATCTTTTAACTATATCTCGTTCCCAATTCTTTTGCGTTATAAGTATGGCGAGAAAATAAAAGTTTATGGTTCTTTGGGGTTGTCTCCTTCTGTTCTTATCGATGCAGAAGAACTGAATTCGGATGTGGAGTTGGAGTATAACACAAAAAGAATTGATGTTAGCGGAGTTGTTGATGTTGGGTTGGAACTGAGCTTATCATCAAAAATCGCATTTAATTGCGGAGCGAGGTATGACCGAAGTATAACGTACCACAATAAACATCCGAGACCAATAGATGGAGGAGAATTGAAACACATTACTTACAGTTTTTATGGCGGAATAAAATATTATATCAAATAA
- a CDS encoding DNA alkylation repair protein has protein sequence MKSEDLNSYLYEVKKRVDATPKNAPSQRKLIKQKYTFSEKPLPEQLIIWDYVWNNSNDFWICIQAFLFLELKMKDREFLLDSWDVIKNWQKKVDNWGTCDALSKIYTKILEIMPEKVLKQLRQWNKSTNLWDRRQSLVSLLYFSRTKKIILPFDTIIYLVNELVNDSEYYVQKAVGWTLKELYNVYPVATLQYLENKIRDISPIAFTISIEKLDKNEKERLKIMRKPRRK, from the coding sequence ATGAAAAGTGAAGATTTAAATAGCTATTTATATGAGGTTAAAAAAAGGGTAGATGCCACACCTAAAAATGCTCCTTCTCAGAGAAAACTGATAAAACAAAAATATACTTTTTCGGAGAAGCCTTTACCTGAGCAATTGATAATATGGGATTATGTTTGGAATAATTCGAATGACTTTTGGATTTGTATCCAGGCATTCTTGTTTCTTGAACTAAAAATGAAAGACAGAGAGTTCCTGCTTGATTCCTGGGACGTTATAAAGAACTGGCAAAAGAAAGTAGATAACTGGGGAACGTGCGATGCTTTATCAAAAATTTATACGAAGATACTTGAGATAATGCCGGAAAAGGTATTAAAACAGCTTCGCCAATGGAATAAATCTACAAACCTTTGGGACAGGAGACAATCATTAGTAAGTCTTTTGTATTTCAGCAGGACTAAAAAAATTATATTGCCATTTGATACCATCATATATCTCGTAAATGAATTGGTTAATGATTCAGAATACTATGTACAAAAAGCTGTTGGATGGACACTCAAAGAGTTATATAATGTATACCCTGTTGCGACTTTACAGTATTTGGAAAATAAAATTAGAGATATATCGCCAATAGCTTTTACTATATCAATTGAGAAATTAGATAAGAACGAGAAAGAGCGATTAAAGATAATGAGAAAGCCCCGCCGCAAATAG
- a CDS encoding HAMP domain-containing sensor histidine kinase: MKTKIFNRLYIQVSAIFLLVLFMFTAIALYISVQSSAKYSVEVNQRLNRNLATSTVEVVQPLMKDDIASDEAIADLMHSMMVINPIVEVYLLNPEGKILNYVAPEKVVKLDRVNMEPIKEFIADPDHSIIYGDDPRNPGEFKTFSAATITEGDVLKGYIYIVLASQEYVSAAQTVIGSYILGLSIRSVIIILIISALVGLLAIWLITKKLNPIIDGIQEFKKGNLASRIAVKSEGELDRIALVFNQMADTIEQNISELKGVDNLRRELISNVSHDLRTPVASIQGYAETLILKQDNISKEERGKYLQIIFKSCGRLQRLVEELFELSKLETNQVKLQPEPFSITELVYDIVNKYRILSQKKGINIDTVIAKNVPVVKADISMIDRVLQNLIDNAVKFCKEGDSINIEIDIKDAQKVEVRVADSGQGIKQEDLENVFQRYYKARDDQQSTGLGLAIVKKMVELHNSSIRVFSQLGKGTTFVFDLPVATVS; the protein is encoded by the coding sequence ATGAAAACGAAGATATTCAACCGATTATACATACAGGTATCTGCCATATTTTTGCTGGTACTTTTTATGTTTACAGCTATCGCGCTGTATATTTCAGTACAATCGTCGGCCAAATATTCAGTGGAGGTTAACCAACGCCTCAACCGCAACCTGGCCACCAGTACTGTAGAAGTAGTACAGCCACTGATGAAAGACGACATTGCCAGCGACGAAGCTATTGCCGACCTGATGCACTCGATGATGGTAATTAACCCGATAGTTGAAGTTTATTTGCTCAATCCTGAGGGTAAGATATTAAATTACGTAGCGCCTGAAAAAGTGGTAAAACTCGATCGCGTAAATATGGAACCAATAAAAGAATTTATTGCCGATCCGGATCACAGCATTATTTACGGCGACGATCCCCGGAATCCGGGAGAGTTTAAAACCTTCTCGGCCGCTACCATTACCGAAGGCGATGTGCTGAAAGGTTACATTTATATTGTTTTGGCCAGTCAGGAATATGTTTCGGCGGCGCAAACCGTAATAGGCAGTTATATCCTCGGTTTGTCCATCCGTTCCGTTATTATAATCCTCATCATTTCGGCGCTTGTGGGCTTGCTTGCTATTTGGCTTATTACTAAAAAACTGAACCCGATTATCGATGGAATTCAGGAATTTAAAAAAGGAAACCTGGCTTCGCGCATTGCTGTTAAAAGCGAAGGCGAACTGGATCGTATAGCCCTTGTTTTTAACCAGATGGCTGACACCATTGAACAAAACATCAGCGAACTAAAAGGCGTAGACAACCTGCGTCGGGAGCTGATCAGTAATGTGTCGCACGATTTGCGCACTCCAGTTGCTTCCATACAGGGTTATGCCGAAACGCTTATTCTAAAACAGGATAATATTTCGAAAGAAGAACGAGGGAAATACCTTCAGATTATTTTTAAAAGTTGTGGCCGTCTGCAACGCCTGGTCGAGGAATTATTTGAGTTATCGAAACTGGAAACCAACCAGGTTAAACTTCAGCCCGAGCCATTCTCTATTACTGAACTGGTGTACGATATCGTGAATAAATACCGCATACTTTCGCAAAAAAAGGGGATAAATATCGATACTGTTATCGCGAAAAATGTGCCGGTGGTAAAAGCTGATATTTCCATGATCGACCGTGTGTTGCAAAACCTGATTGACAATGCCGTAAAGTTTTGTAAAGAAGGAGACTCCATTAATATTGAGATTGACATAAAAGATGCACAGAAAGTGGAAGTTCGCGTGGCCGATTCCGGTCAGGGGATTAAGCAGGAAGATTTGGAAAATGTTTTCCAGCGCTACTACAAAGCCCGCGACGATCAGCAAAGTACCGGTTTGGGGCTGGCCATTGTAAAAAAGATGGTGGAACTGCACAACTCCAGCATTCGTGTATTCAGCCAGTTAGGCAAAGGAACCACTTTTGTTTTTGATCTCCCGGTAGCAACAGTTAGCTAA
- a CDS encoding spondin domain-containing protein: MKALRLTMAAALAVLLFTQCEKDEMIESQTKSGTLPDVVPAKMYTITVENVSVAYDYFEAGAEFGVTGGDAAPPAHPGETITVHFHAGPNHKLSFASMYGASNDWFYAPEDDGIELFPGGSALEGDITSMIYLWDAGTEVDGSTTDEEESNPIGMVSTTEENIQVLLDYEGESMFTLTINVLPGSATPLSPVAWVVHSMDQFPIFMEGELDYGMGLEALAETGNAGPLGDYLSMHSGYVSPVAPVLWAVHDKDDMPIFTNNTPDRGEGLELLAETGNPGDLAASLIGMGYHAGAYAIPDGKNSAGPLFPGDKYTFNINAQPGQYLSIASMLGNSNDIFFAFGDSGIKLNFGSAGQNITDEVMLWDAGTEVNEYPGTKSMDEDEGGVVRLLDDGFTYPDVDKIIKVTIRKSK, encoded by the coding sequence ATGAAAGCATTACGATTAACAATGGCAGCAGCATTAGCTGTATTACTTTTTACGCAATGTGAAAAGGACGAAATGATTGAATCCCAAACAAAAAGCGGAACTTTGCCCGATGTTGTTCCGGCAAAGATGTACACTATAACAGTTGAAAACGTTTCAGTTGCCTACGACTATTTTGAGGCAGGTGCCGAGTTTGGTGTTACCGGCGGCGATGCAGCTCCTCCTGCACATCCCGGAGAAACGATTACAGTTCATTTTCATGCCGGACCAAACCACAAATTATCTTTTGCCTCGATGTACGGCGCATCAAACGACTGGTTTTATGCACCCGAAGATGATGGAATAGAGCTCTTTCCCGGTGGATCGGCACTGGAAGGTGATATTACCAGCATGATCTATCTGTGGGATGCAGGAACAGAGGTAGACGGATCGACAACCGATGAAGAGGAAAGTAACCCAATTGGTATGGTTTCAACCACTGAAGAGAATATTCAGGTACTGCTTGACTATGAAGGTGAAAGCATGTTTACACTAACGATCAATGTACTTCCCGGATCGGCAACACCACTTTCTCCGGTTGCATGGGTTGTTCATTCAATGGATCAGTTTCCGATTTTTATGGAAGGCGAACTGGACTACGGAATGGGATTGGAAGCTTTAGCTGAAACCGGAAATGCAGGACCGCTGGGTGACTACCTTAGCATGCACAGTGGTTATGTATCGCCTGTAGCTCCGGTACTTTGGGCCGTGCACGACAAAGATGACATGCCTATTTTCACCAATAATACACCCGACCGTGGTGAAGGTTTGGAATTGTTGGCAGAAACCGGAAATCCGGGCGATTTGGCTGCCAGCCTGATTGGCATGGGGTATCACGCAGGTGCTTATGCTATTCCTGATGGAAAAAACAGTGCAGGTCCGCTTTTCCCGGGCGATAAATACACTTTTAACATTAATGCCCAACCCGGACAATATTTAAGTATTGCCAGTATGTTAGGTAATTCAAATGATATTTTCTTTGCCTTTGGCGACAGTGGAATTAAACTGAACTTTGGAAGTGCAGGTCAGAACATTACCGATGAAGTAATGTTGTGGGATGCCGGAACGGAGGTGAACGAATATCCTGGAACAAAATCGATGGATGAAGATGAAGGCGGCGTAGTTCGCTTACTGGATGACGGCTTTACTTATCCCGACGTGGATAAAATTATTAAGGTAACAATCAGAAAAAGTAAGTAG